The Leptospira mtsangambouensis DNA window TCTCCCTTAATGAAACGCAATCTTGTAACTCTTGTCACAACGTGGAAGGAAAGGCCGCAGGAGTAGACAACCTTTCTACATCTCCCGGTGCATTCGGAAAAAATGGAGATAGGAACTCTCCAACTGTGCTTAATGCCGGATTCCATTTCGTACAATTTTGGGATGGAAGAGCTGCTGATTTGAAAGCACAAGCCAAAGGTCCAATTCTTAACCCAGTGGAAATGGCGATGCCTTCCGAAAAGGAAGTTTTAAAACGAATTAACGAAGATTCTGAATACCCTGCGTTATTTGCAAAAGCTTATCCAAATGAAAAAAATGCTGTCACTTACGACAATTTAGCTGGAGCGATTGCTGCCTTTGAAAGAACCTTAGTGACTTCTTCACGTTTCGATGATTTTATTAATGGAGATTACAAGGCCATTTCGAAAGAAGAACAAGAAGGGTTTAAAAGTTTTCTTTCTGCTGGATGCACTTCGTGCCATTCAGGAAATCTACTTGGTGGTAATTCTTACAGAAAAATTGGTTTAGTGAATGAATACAAAACTGCTGACCTTGGACTTTATAATGTAACTAAAAAAGCTGAGGATAAATTTTCCTTTAAAGTTCCAAGTTTAAGGAACATTGCTTTGACTGGCCCATACTTTCATGATGGCCAAATCAAAACTTTGGACGAGGCAGTTCAAAAGATGGCATTCCATCAGTTAGGTATCAAGCTCTCTGAAGAAGAAACCAAAAAAATTGTTCTCTTCCTTGGGACACTTTCGGACAAAACACGTATCAATTAATTCTTTTCTTTGTATTTGAATATCCTTGGATCCCTGACAGCATTTGTAGCGATCCAAGGAGCCATTTTTCCAAAGCTCGATGCCTAAGTGCAATTGGTATCGGTTGTAAGTATTCTTTAAAGGCTTTTGATCCTAATATCCGAATAACGGATATCATTTGTCCTGATATGACTCTTAAAATTGGATTAAACTCGTTCTTGTCACTCTCTAGTTGCAGAGCGTCTGCTAACCTGATTTCATAATGTTCCCAAAGCAATAGGTATCTCTGTTCCAAATCAGGACTGTCCATCCATGGATGAAAACCCGGCAATGATTCGATCAAAACTTCCGGATCAATCGATTGAATTATGTTCCAAAGAAACTGTTTGAATGCCTCAAACAAAGACTCGGATTCTTCTCTCGCTAAAAGACTTCTAATCAGTTCATCACAGAATAAAATTTCATCCTGAAATGCGAGGTCTTCTTTCGATCGAAAGTATGTGAATAGGGTTTTGACAGAAACATCTGCCGAATCTGCAATTTCTGATACAGTAACAGCAGAATATCCCTTTTCTTGGAACAATAGTTTTGCCGATCGCAATATGGAGGTTTGAATGCTCTGTTTTTTTCTTTCTCTAAGAGGTAATCTGAGGATCATTTGGCTCATTGGGGTTGTTTTTCTCTACTTTGGTCCTATAAACCAACCCGAATCTTCAAAAAAAGAATCTTAGGGTTAGGTCAGTTTTTGGATATAGTGAGGTGCTGTAAAAAGTAACTTACTTTATTTAGAAAGTCACTTTACTTTTATAGTTGCTTACTTTAGAAACTAAGTGTAAAAATAAAGTCACTTACTTTTTATAGTCAAATAAAATAATCTCCCTAAAAGAAAAATATACTTTTCCCACCAGAATTGGAAAAATAATTGGAATATGTCTCAAACACTTCGCGATCAGCTCTTCCTTTGGATGAAATCTCATGTTTACCGTTATTCAGAAGCACCATTTCGTCTGGCGAGTGGATTAGAATCTCATCATTACTTTAATTGTAAGGAAATCACTCTTCATCCGGAGAGACTTGCCGTTCTTGCTAATTGTTTTGTAGAGGAAATCATTCCAAAACTAGGATTGGAGTTCCAAGCAGTGGGTGGTTTGACATTAGGAGCAGATCCATTAGCTTATTCGATTTCTTTGGCGTATCAAAGGAAAGGGAAACTCATTTACCCGCTTGTTGTTAGAAAGGAAGCGAAAGGACATGGGACTGGCCAACAAATCGAAGGTTTTTGGAAAGAAGTTAAATCTTGTTTGGTAGTGGATGATGTGATTACTACCGGAGGATCAACTCTCAAAGCAGTCCAAGCATTAAGAGAAGCAGGAATTTCGGTCACCAAAGGAATTTGTATTTTGAATCGAGAGGAAGGTGGGGCAGAAAATTTAGAAAAGTCTGGAATCCAGATGGAATCAATCTTTCGTAAAAGTGAGTTTTTTTAAATGAGTGCAAAAATGATATTTCTATATGACGTAAAATTGTTCAGGAACAAGTTATTAAAGAGAACTTGGGCAGTCATTTCATTGTTTGTCGTTTTTGTCGCGTATAACAGCCTCCAGGTTCCCAAGGAAGGGAGGTTACAGTTTTTTACAATTTTTCTACCATTGTTAGCATTGTTCTTTTGGTTTTTGAGAAAAAACTATTTGAAACAGATTGAAATTTTATCATCAGGAAAAATTGAAATTGAAGGTGGGTCGCTAAAACAATTTGATTCTAACGGAAATTGCGCAAGTATCAGGTTAAAAGATTTAGAACAAATAACCACCGATAAATTCCGTGGTTATGACCGAATTGTATTGGAAACAAAAGAGAAAATTCATCCTATCGTGAATATTGAATCACAAGATGAGTTGGTATCCATTTTAGAAAAAGAATCTGGGGTTAAGAGACTTGTTGATTTAACTGAAGATAGGTTGTGGAATTTGAAAACACCTTTGTATTTTGTTCCAAGTTTACTCGTATTAGTAGTTACTTACATTCCGTTCATAAAAAGTAAGTTTCCAATTCTATCTCCAGAATTTTTGGGTCTATTTTTTAATGTGAATTTAATTATATACTTACTGTATTTACCTGAAAAACAGAATCACACGATTAGTCAGTTCTCTCTTAAAAGGAGAATGATATTTATTAGTTTGGTTGTATTTTTCTTTCAGGTGTATATCCAATTGGATAAGTCAGGCTGGCTTAAAAACTAAGATCAACTTTCTTGTTTTGATCCAACACTTTGCCTAAGCAAATTCAGTTTTGCTTGGGCATATCGTCTTAGTTCTATCATTTCTGTGGCATACCTTTTCAAAAGATTGTCTTGCTCCAGTCGATTCTCCATTAATTGCAGAGTGTCTCGAACATATTTAATATCTTTTTCTTCTTTTAATTTGCCTGTTTGTATTAGTTTTTTGACCACATCGAATTCATATTTTCTAAAATGAACTCGCAATAAGAACTCAGTTGAAAAGTTCTCTTTGGCTTTGACCCAATTTTGGTCAATTTTTTCTTTTGGTCCTTGTTCTTTTAATTGGTCGACTGCCCGTTTTGTTGGGTCCAAGTCTCGAACCGAACTAGCGTTCGCCAATTCTTCTGCTGCGTTGATTTCATCTTTGAAAATTTCTTGGAGTTTGTTTCTCCGCCACTGGTCAGTGTATTCATAACTTTGTGCCGTGAGCATTCGTTGAAACTCTTCGAGCATTACTGAAACATTGATGGAACGTCCAAGAGGCGTGTTATTAAATTCTTTGATTTTGGGAAATAACTCTCTCGTTATTTGAAATGCTGATTTTCTTTTATAATTACTTGCTTCGTATAGCTTTTCTAACGAGTCCTCAGAATGTTTTTTTAGTTCATTCAGAATGAATGGTTCGGCAAACACATAAGCGTCTTCACCATAAACAAATAAATTTGGATCAGGTGCAACAACTGATACGATAAAAATATAATGGCTGTCTCTAAGTGCTGTCAGAAGTTTTCTTAAATCTTCTTCTGTTCTTGAAAGTTGCGAAGACCAGATTCGTAAGTGCGAATCGGAAGTAGGGATTTTTTCTCTTGATTCGAGGTTTTCTTTTCGAATCATATCTGCCAGTTCCAAACAAACTTTGATACTTCCCGCCATAAATAAAAGTTACAGATAGCACCTTTTCGGTAAAGAATTATTCATATTTCAATTCTTTTGAAATATTCATCTGTTTTAGAAAGTAGAAGGGTATCAAGCAAATTATAAATGTAATTACGGGTATTAATATCGGGAGTTTTACTACAAATGAGAGTGGGTATTGAAAATCGAGAACCCATCCAAAAGCATTTCGATTGATTCCAAAAATGACGATTGGTGATAAAACGATACTATTAAGAATTCCAGATAAAATTCCAAAAGAAACAAGAAATAATGCCTGGTAGTAGATCAATTGAAACATTTGAAATGAACTCATTCCAATTGATTTTAATCCAGCTAACATTTGTGATTTTTCCCTGATAAAGTAAACTAGTGAAGTTGTTAGTGCCAAAATCGAAATTATTAGCGCAGATACCTTTAAAGTATCTAGTATTGAGAACACTTTGTTCATTCCTTCAAGATAAAGTTTTTTTAATTCCGCTTGATCTATATACTTTAAATCGTATTTTTTTGTTATTTTTCTTAGTAGTGTGATTGTATCTTCTTCTGAACTACTTTTGTTCCGTGTGATTCTGATAGAGTTTAGATGATTGACTTTGAAATTTTTCTGAAAGAAAGAGTAGTCCATCATGATGGTTCCTCGTTCTGAAAAAAAATGTTCTTTGGTATCCTGAATTTTTATCTGTAATTGAGGTGTTTTTTCTGTATTGATGGTGATCAAATCACTTTTGCAGATATGATCTAAAAAACATAAGTTGTTCGAGACAATAATTTCGTCTTTGTTGTATTGGTTTGAAAAATTAAACACGTGTAATGTATAATATTTTCCGTTCACAATAAATTTGGAATCAATGTAAAAAGGTTCAACTGCTGAAAAGGTTGGATCATTGGCTATTGTCTCTAAAAGAAAAACAGGAACACCTGGTTCTCCCGAGTTCAACTTTTTTTCGTTGATAAGTGAAAAGTCTGATTTGTTTTCTTCATTGACCCAACGAACAACCGATTGTTCATAACTTTCAGTGAGGCTCGTGAGGGTTAGGACAAGAGAACTCGATAACATGATGGTTGATGCAGTTAGCCCATGTTTCCAAGGTTCGGATTGAATTTCTTTTAGTCCAATTTTTACGCTAGGGTGAAATCGGATCTTTGATAAAAGTTTGTCTATCTGATGAATCACGAAAGGTAAACAGAGAAAATTTAATAATACAAAGGCGAATATAATGAATCCTATACCGATCATACCCGGAAGGATTTGTTTGGCGATTTGAACAAATCCTAAGTAAATTCCAAGGGACAAGGAAGCGATGGAGATTAGAGAGTTTGAAAATTTTGAAAATCCAAAGAGGTTAGTGGGATTTGCAGAATCCTTTTCCCTAATCAAATCAATGGGTAAAATTTGAAAGGTTTTGTATGAATTATAAATTGATGCAATGATTGAGCCAATGACGGAAATAGTTAGACCTAATAAGATGACAGAGACTGGAATGTTTTGGTATGAACTGATTTGGTTGGCATCAGTGATTGTATTTACCGTTGTTAAGAAGTCGGTGTTGGCAACCAAAATTCCTAATAAAACTCCGGCGATCCCGCCTAAAATTCCAATGACTATGGCTTGGGTGAGAAATAATAAAAAGTTATTTTTTTTACTGGATCCAATGGATAATAATATTCCAAATTCCTTTTTTCTAGATAAATAAAGGCCCGTAAACATATTCGATACCATAAAAAAAGATATCAGAACGGAAACCAACGAAACAATTGTTAGGTTTATTTTTAATGAGCTTAATACTACACCTGCTCTTTCTATGATTTGGTTTTTTGATTCAAAAGTCCATTCATCTGATTTTATGATAGGTGTCTCTGGTGATTGTGTTTGTTTTACTTCATCGATTAGCCAAATGGATGTAAGTAGTTTCTGTTTGTCACAGATGGATTGTAGTCTAGTGATATCCATGACGAGAAAAATTCCTTCCATCGGTAAAATATCAAAGTTGTCTTTTTGTAGTTGGATATCTGTTTCGCAAATCGATAAAGTGATTTTATCCGTATGTATTTTCAATTGATCGGCAAAAGCTTGGCTGAGTAAATATTTTGGAATTTTTTCTATTGGTGTTTTTGTGGTATTAGTTATCTTTGTTTGTAGGATGTCTCTTCCAATGACAGGGATACTTTGGATTTGATTGTTTGTAGTTGAATACGTGGCTTTGGTTTGTAACTCGGGTTCAACTCGAATGTTCTCAGAGACACTGGATTCCACTATTTTTAAAAATCGATCATCGGCCCCTTGGTTTTGGTTATTGGCAATATACCTTCCCATAAAATTTTCTGAAGAATAACCTATCATCTGGTCTAAGACACTTTTTTCAGCTCTCCAAGCATTGATTTGGGTGCTTACAAATAAGGCAATTCCAAGGCTAATACCAGAGATTGACAGTAACATTTTTGGAAAATGGTCTTTAAAATACCCTAGTATAAATGAATAATAAATCATTTTCATTTTGATCTGATTTTACCATCTAACATCCGCAGGTTAATGTCTCCCGATTGACCAATTTGTTCATTATGTGTAACAAGAAATACTGATATACCTAGGTCTTTTACACATCGACCGAATAATTCCATAATCATATCCGAAGAATGGGAGTCCAAGTTACCCGTTGGTTCATCCGCAAGGACTAGTTTTGGTTGGTGCACAATGGCTCTTGCAATTGATACTCTTTGTTTTTCTCCCCCTGACATTTCTTTCGGGGTGAAATCTTTTCTATGGTCAAGTCCCACCAGGGAAAGGACCTCTTTTGCCTTGGATTCAGCGATCTTTTTCGTTGTGCCGGAAAGATAAAGGGGCAAAGAAACATTTTCTATGGCAGAAAGATAAGGGAATAAATGAAAAAATTGGAAGACGATTCCTATTGTTTTTCGTCTGTACATGGTAAGGTCATTTTCTGTTGCTCCGATGAGTTGGTTTCCGAATACATTGATTTGTCCAGAATCTGCAGATTCAATGGCTGAGAGTAGGTTTAGTAGCGTTGATTTCCCACTCCCTGAAGGACCCATCAACGTAACCAGTTTTTTCTCTGCAATTTCGAATGAAATATCATTCAAAACGGGGAAGGTTGTTTCTCCTTGTTGGAAACTTTTGTTTACATTTTGGATTTGGATGGTTGTTTTGTTGGCAGACTCTTTTTTTTCATTGCTCACGAAAAATAACTTCCCATATATAAGACAGTCAAGAATATCAAGATTAAGGTAAAACTGATTGTTAGCACGTATATTTTTCATACTAATTGTATCAGTTTTAGTATTCGGTAAGTCGCAAGCTTGGACTTCTATTGCGGAGTTTACCGAGTCTGGAGAAATTTTCGTTTCTGAAAATAATTCCGAAGAACCGCCTAGCGAAGAAGAGGGTTTTATCTATATTCCTTCACTTCCCGTTTCCGTTTCCATCGTAAAATTTTACTCTTTCTCAATTGCTGCTTTACTTGCACCTAATATCATTTCTATTAAATTCCCGGATCGTCGGGGATCTCCCAAATTTATATAACAAACTTATTTCTTTAAAATTTAAATTTTGAGGTAGTTATGTTAGAAGATGAAAGAATTTCAATCTTCAGATCGGTTTTGGTAGGTATATCTGCGCTTTCGCCGCTTGCTATATTCTTATTTTCTAATTATGATGTATTGTCAGTTGACTTTCCGATTTTGGTTGGGCTTTTCATCCAAGCATATATCGGTTTTTCTTCTTTTATGTTGGTTCAGTCTTATGAACCGAAGGAAAAAAACAAAGTCACCATAGGGTATGTTATTTTTTGGTCTGCGCTTGGTGTTTGTTATTTATCAGGTAAGTCGCTCATTCTTCCCATTGCCTTGGAAGTAACTTCTTTTTCCACGATTCTGATCTATTCAGGAACAGAGTTTGGAAAAAAACAGATCGAAAGTTTAGGATCTTTACTACTGGCTTCCGGTATTGCCGCTTTGTTTCTTTCCGCTTGGGTTATGTTACCCGATGGAGATAATGTCGGAATTATTTTACTTTTGATAGGGCTTTTGATCAAATCAGGTTTTTCTGGATTCCATTTGTGGATACCTAAGGTAAATGAAGGTGGTCCATCTCATGCACTTGGTTCCTTTGCAGGGGTTCTTGAAGTATTCCCTTTGTTATTGTTCTATAGATATGTGCTTCCAAATCAATTAGATCCAATCATTTATCAAATTTTGTTTCCGCTTGCTGCATTAGGAATTTTTTTTGGCGGTATTACTAGTTTCTTTCATAAAGATCCAAAAATATCATTAGCATATAGTTCTGTGGAATCTATTAACTTCCTTTGGTTATGTTTGATCATTGCTGGGATGTTTCAATTTTCAGTTGATTCGGAGTTGATGAATTTGAGTAATTCGTTTCGAATTTTATTTTTTCTTGGATTGTTCCATCATTCATTTTCTAAAACATTCCAATTGTTTTCAATCGGGATGGTAGCAAGGCTTAAAAATTCCAGTTCAAGCGACGAGTTAAAAGGAATTGGAAGATTGTTGGGAATCTCTCCATTGTTAGTTGGAGCAGGAACTTTTAGTTATGCAGTTCTTCCGGGAACATTGGGGTTTGTATCTGAAGCAACTTACTTTTATCTAAATGCTCGGATTTTGGACATGCCGATCGGACGTTCTATTTTCCTTTTGCCTTCGATGATATTTATTTTCTTTGGAATTGTTCTGGGTGGATTTACGCATATCAAATTGTTTTTGAGTTTGTTTTTGTCAATCCCAGATAAAGACATCAATATCCAACCATTTGGACCACAAAAAAGAAGATGGGTGAAAATTTCTCTATTTAGTTTGTCTTTGGTCATTTTGGGATTTCCATTGGCGATGCCATACTTTGTGAAACTTCCGATGCTTAGCCCGTTCGTTGATCCGCAGTTAGCTGAGTGGTTTTGGACATTATCAATTGTTTCGTATGTAACCATTGGTACTGTGTTTGTTTTCCGTTTGTATGATCGTTATCAGTTAAAAAAATATGGGGAACAAAAAACTAAAAACTGGGATTGTGGAGGAGGTTATAGTGGTCATGAACTCTCCATACCAACATCTGTTTTTTCTGAACCATTGAGAAATTCCCTAGGAAGGTATTTTTTAAATAAATCTGGTGAATCAAAAGTGGATTCTTTTCTGATCAAAGGGATTTCTTCCGTGTTTCGTTTTGGAACACGATTTGTATCGGCGACGAATCATCCAAAAGAAGAAGATGTGAGTAAGTATCTCGCGATCTCTTCTATGTTTTTGATTTTCATCTTCTCACTTTTGATTTTGGGCGATTTTGGAGGTCTGTAGATGAATTCAATTTTATACTATATTTATCTTTTTGTTTTGTTTCTTGTTCTTCCATTTTTACTAACGGGTATTATCCGAAAGGTGAGGGCTTTTGCACAAGGAAGGCGTGGCCCTCGGCTTTTACAGTTTTTTTGGGAAGTGGATAAGTCATTAAGAAAGAATCCTATTTCACATACAAATATATCAGATTTCACTCATTTGGCTCCGAGAGTTGCTTTGTTTTCTTCGGTGATGATTTGGAGTGTTGTTTTGTTTGAATGGGCGCCCTTCATTTTGATTCCATTTTTTCTGGCTTTGTATCGATTCTCTTACGTGAGTTTTGCGATGGAAGGAGCTTCGTCTTTTGGGGGTATGGCTTCGGGAAGAGAAATTCTCCTTTCTGTGATGGCGGAACCTACTTTTATTTTGATGATACTTGCAGCTCAGTCTCATATTGAAATTTCAGTAAGTCCACAAGGAGCATTGATTGGACTGCTCTTTTTGTCTTTGTCTTTTATTGCGATTCTTGCAGAGCTCGCAAAGCCACCGTTCGACGATCCAAGAACACATTTGGAATTAACGATGGTTCACGAAGCAATGATTTTGGAAGCATCGGGAAAACAGTTGGGAGTCTTTGAGTTGGCAAGTTCAATCAAACTTTCCACATTGTTAGTGTTTCTTGTAAAATTGGCACTGGAACATTCGAAGTTATTTAAAAACGAAGTTTTGGATAGTTTTGCTCGTGAACTTATGATTGCACCAATGGTCATCTTACTTGCAATCATTCTTGGCTTTTGGGAATCAAATAGCGTTCGTAGGAAATGGACTTGGATTCCTGAGTTTATGGGACTTACTTTCATTGCAATTTTAATATTAGGCACTTTGGTTAAGTTGTCTTAAGGATTATTATGATATACGATTTTATCTATCTATTGTTGTTACTCACCGGGGTTGTTGTTCTAGTAGAGAACCGACTCAGTCGAATTATTTTTTTCTTAAGTATCCAAGGGTTTCTTTTGATTTTCCCTGTTTTACAAACTCACGAAGGTGATTGGACACATGCAATTTCGTTGATAGTTATGGTTGTTTTGTTCAAAGGAATCCTTACTCCATGGGTTTTGAATTGGACAGCCAATAAATCAAAAATGAATGAGAGTACTGCCCCGCGCTTTGGATATTTAGCAACTTTATTGTTTATGGTATTGGGTTTGGTTCTTGCTGTGAAGATTACAGAAGGAGTTTCCGTTCTCACGATCCCTGTTCATAAAATCGGACTCATCTACGTAATTTTACTCGTATATGTTGGAATTCTTTGTTTCGTTGTTAGGCGGAACTGGCTTGCTCTTATTGCTGGATTTTGTGTATTTGAAAATGGAATTTTTGTTTTAACTATGGTTCTGGATAAAGGATTACCGGTAGGACTAGAGTTTGGTTCCTTTTTAGATGCAATTCTTGTCATTGTCTCTGGTGGGATTTTGCAACTCTCTCCTCACATGCACACAAAGGAGAGAAAAATATGATGAAAGAATTATTTTATTTTTCTGGCGTTCTGGCCTTCGTAATCATTTTTCTTGTTTCTGTTTTTGCGCCAACAAAAGGACAAACTCGAATTTGGTTGTGGAGTCTTTTGAAAATTTGTTTTTTCGGTTCCTTGTTTTATTCTTGGTTTACCGATAACATTGTACTCAAGTGGATTTTAATTGAAGCATCAACTTTGTTCGGGGCTCTGTTAATTTCTTCTAGTGGAACGGAACGGTCTTTTCATGTGGGTTGGAAATTTTTATTAATCAATTCCTATGCACTTGGGTTGGCATTTTTGGGGATTGTTATTTTGCTTTTTGCTTCCACTCCTTTGGAGAATTTAGATTTTTTAAGTTTGAAACAGGGGTTAGTTGGCCAAAGTGGATTGCTCATTGAAACGGGAATTTTACTCACTGTTTATGGTTACAGTGGAAAGTTAGGACTTGTTCCAAATCATTTTTGGGTTGGAGATACTTATGCAGAGAGTCCAAGTCAAATTTCTTCATTGATTGCATCGTTTGTCCCGGTAAGTGTCGTTCTTGCTGTTCGACCTCTTATTCAATTGGAGCGTGAAATCAATCCGCATATGATCAATGCTGCCAATGGTTTTCTTTTTATTGGAATTTTAACCATTCTTTACTCTACGTTAATATTATTTTCTCGCGAGGACATTCGTAGAATTTCAGCGAAAGTTGCCTTGTTTCATACGGGTATGTTGACTTTGTTTTTATGGTTAGATGTATCTGATGATGTTTTCTATTTTCTATTAACAACTACAGTGTTAGTGAAACTTCTGGTTTTTCTCTCTATGGGGATTTTGCGAATGGATGCTGGGAAAAGAAATATTTCGCAGATTTTGGAAAATTCTTCTTTGAGTCATAAAGCTTTATATATGTATTTACTAGCCTTACTCGTTGCTTTTGTTTTTCCGTTATCACCAGTTTTTGTTTTGGATTTAAAAGTCATTGAAATAGCTATCAAACAAAAGATGTTTTTTTTGTTTTTGTTTCCCATTATCGGGGCTGTCTTTTTCTTTATTGCACTCAACAAAGTACTACCTTTGGTTCGATTGCCTAACCGGAATTTTGAATCAAGTGTATATGGAATACTCCAAACTAGATTAGTATTCTTTTGGTTTAGTTTTTTATTCACCGTAGTAATTGGAACATACGGTTTAACTTACTTGATGGCAGAGCATATATGGAAAAGATAACAGGCCTTACTAATTTTAATGGTGTTTACCACCAATTTATCATTCGCGACCAAAAGATGGTTCGAGAAGAAGTAGGATCTAAAAAAAGTAATATCGATTTTTTATTAGATCCTCAATATCCAGTTTGGCTTGTTCGACATGCATTTGGCCAAGACATGGGTGCAGAAGATTATTCTGAGTTAAAAGAAGAAGACTATTTATCAGAGAATAGAGGAAAAAATCTTTCCTTACATCAAAAAACGGGCATTGTAAGAGATTTATCTTACCACGGACTCTCTGTCCCTTTTCATGAAGGAACATATTCTCATGCAGTGGGACCCATTCACGCAGGAATCATTGAACCTGGTCATTTTAGGTTTGTTGTGGAAGGTGAAGTCATTCGCCACTTAACCATCCGATTGGGTTTTCAACACCGTGCCATTCCTGAGAAAATTAACGGAAAATCAATGGCTGAGGTGATGCCCTTTTCTGAAACTATTTCTGGTGACACTAGCGTTGGTTATGCGAAGGCATTTACTCAAATTTATGAAGAGATGTATGGAATCTCAGTTTCCAAAAGTGTATCTTTGTTTAGATCTTTTCTGATTGAACTGGAACGTATTGCGGTTCATATCGGAGACTTGGGTGGTATCTCTGAAGATATTGGATATTATCCTTTGTATGGAGTATGTGTGACGGACCGCGGGGCTGCTCTTGGCCTTATGGAAACTTGGACTGGAAATCGATTTGGAAAAGCAGCAATTCGACCGGGAAAGGTTCGAGTCAATCGGCGTATTACCG harbors:
- a CDS encoding cytochrome-c peroxidase, with product MLRKIFTPFLFSLLFLAFANCGPSPETKDLQVKAKQIIGALPAKMPGSENDSQELISLGKKLYFEKKLSLNETQSCNSCHNVEGKAAGVDNLSTSPGAFGKNGDRNSPTVLNAGFHFVQFWDGRAADLKAQAKGPILNPVEMAMPSEKEVLKRINEDSEYPALFAKAYPNEKNAVTYDNLAGAIAAFERTLVTSSRFDDFINGDYKAISKEEQEGFKSFLSAGCTSCHSGNLLGGNSYRKIGLVNEYKTADLGLYNVTKKAEDKFSFKVPSLRNIALTGPYFHDGQIKTLDEAVQKMAFHQLGIKLSEEETKKIVLFLGTLSDKTRIN
- a CDS encoding TetR/AcrR family transcriptional regulator; the encoded protein is MSQMILRLPLRERKKQSIQTSILRSAKLLFQEKGYSAVTVSEIADSADVSVKTLFTYFRSKEDLAFQDEILFCDELIRSLLAREESESLFEAFKQFLWNIIQSIDPEVLIESLPGFHPWMDSPDLEQRYLLLWEHYEIRLADALQLESDKNEFNPILRVISGQMISVIRILGSKAFKEYLQPIPIALRHRALEKWLLGSLQMLSGIQGYSNTKKRIN
- the pyrE gene encoding orotate phosphoribosyltransferase, whose protein sequence is MSQTLRDQLFLWMKSHVYRYSEAPFRLASGLESHHYFNCKEITLHPERLAVLANCFVEEIIPKLGLEFQAVGGLTLGADPLAYSISLAYQRKGKLIYPLVVRKEAKGHGTGQQIEGFWKEVKSCLVVDDVITTGGSTLKAVQALREAGISVTKGICILNREEGGAENLEKSGIQMESIFRKSEFF
- a CDS encoding ABC transporter permease; translation: MKMIYYSFILGYFKDHFPKMLLSISGISLGIALFVSTQINAWRAEKSVLDQMIGYSSENFMGRYIANNQNQGADDRFLKIVESSVSENIRVEPELQTKATYSTTNNQIQSIPVIGRDILQTKITNTTKTPIEKIPKYLLSQAFADQLKIHTDKITLSICETDIQLQKDNFDILPMEGIFLVMDITRLQSICDKQKLLTSIWLIDEVKQTQSPETPIIKSDEWTFESKNQIIERAGVVLSSLKINLTIVSLVSVLISFFMVSNMFTGLYLSRKKEFGILLSIGSSKKNNFLLFLTQAIVIGILGGIAGVLLGILVANTDFLTTVNTITDANQISSYQNIPVSVILLGLTISVIGSIIASIYNSYKTFQILPIDLIREKDSANPTNLFGFSKFSNSLISIASLSLGIYLGFVQIAKQILPGMIGIGFIIFAFVLLNFLCLPFVIHQIDKLLSKIRFHPSVKIGLKEIQSEPWKHGLTASTIMLSSSLVLTLTSLTESYEQSVVRWVNEENKSDFSLINEKKLNSGEPGVPVFLLETIANDPTFSAVEPFYIDSKFIVNGKYYTLHVFNFSNQYNKDEIIVSNNLCFLDHICKSDLITINTEKTPQLQIKIQDTKEHFFSERGTIMMDYSFFQKNFKVNHLNSIRITRNKSSSEEDTITLLRKITKKYDLKYIDQAELKKLYLEGMNKVFSILDTLKVSALIISILALTTSLVYFIREKSQMLAGLKSIGMSSFQMFQLIYYQALFLVSFGILSGILNSIVLSPIVIFGINRNAFGWVLDFQYPLSFVVKLPILIPVITFIICLIPFYFLKQMNISKELKYE
- a CDS encoding ABC transporter ATP-binding protein, which produces MSNEKKESANKTTIQIQNVNKSFQQGETTFPVLNDISFEIAEKKLVTLMGPSGSGKSTLLNLLSAIESADSGQINVFGNQLIGATENDLTMYRRKTIGIVFQFFHLFPYLSAIENVSLPLYLSGTTKKIAESKAKEVLSLVGLDHRKDFTPKEMSGGEKQRVSIARAIVHQPKLVLADEPTGNLDSHSSDMIMELFGRCVKDLGISVFLVTHNEQIGQSGDINLRMLDGKIRSK
- a CDS encoding proton-conducting transporter membrane subunit; this translates as MLEDERISIFRSVLVGISALSPLAIFLFSNYDVLSVDFPILVGLFIQAYIGFSSFMLVQSYEPKEKNKVTIGYVIFWSALGVCYLSGKSLILPIALEVTSFSTILIYSGTEFGKKQIESLGSLLLASGIAALFLSAWVMLPDGDNVGIILLLIGLLIKSGFSGFHLWIPKVNEGGPSHALGSFAGVLEVFPLLLFYRYVLPNQLDPIIYQILFPLAALGIFFGGITSFFHKDPKISLAYSSVESINFLWLCLIIAGMFQFSVDSELMNLSNSFRILFFLGLFHHSFSKTFQLFSIGMVARLKNSSSSDELKGIGRLLGISPLLVGAGTFSYAVLPGTLGFVSEATYFYLNARILDMPIGRSIFLLPSMIFIFFGIVLGGFTHIKLFLSLFLSIPDKDINIQPFGPQKRRWVKISLFSLSLVILGFPLAMPYFVKLPMLSPFVDPQLAEWFWTLSIVSYVTIGTVFVFRLYDRYQLKKYGEQKTKNWDCGGGYSGHELSIPTSVFSEPLRNSLGRYFLNKSGESKVDSFLIKGISSVFRFGTRFVSATNHPKEEDVSKYLAISSMFLIFIFSLLILGDFGGL
- a CDS encoding NADH-quinone oxidoreductase subunit H; translation: MNSILYYIYLFVLFLVLPFLLTGIIRKVRAFAQGRRGPRLLQFFWEVDKSLRKNPISHTNISDFTHLAPRVALFSSVMIWSVVLFEWAPFILIPFFLALYRFSYVSFAMEGASSFGGMASGREILLSVMAEPTFILMILAAQSHIEISVSPQGALIGLLFLSLSFIAILAELAKPPFDDPRTHLELTMVHEAMILEASGKQLGVFELASSIKLSTLLVFLVKLALEHSKLFKNEVLDSFARELMIAPMVILLAIILGFWESNSVRRKWTWIPEFMGLTFIAILILGTLVKLS
- a CDS encoding formate hydrogenase, translating into MIYDFIYLLLLLTGVVVLVENRLSRIIFFLSIQGFLLIFPVLQTHEGDWTHAISLIVMVVLFKGILTPWVLNWTANKSKMNESTAPRFGYLATLLFMVLGLVLAVKITEGVSVLTIPVHKIGLIYVILLVYVGILCFVVRRNWLALIAGFCVFENGIFVLTMVLDKGLPVGLEFGSFLDAILVIVSGGILQLSPHMHTKERKI